DNA from Microbacterium sp. BK668:
AACGCATCAGACCGCCGAGAAGGCCGCCGAGCTCCTCGGCGTGAGCGCCGGCGACATCCTGATCTGCTCGACGGGGCTCATCGGCACGGGCGACGAGGCCTTCCGCGCGAAGGTGATCGACGGCACCGAGCAGGCGATCGCGAGCCTCCGCGCCGACGGCGGCGACGCGGCATCCGAAGCCATCATGACGACCGACTCGCGTCCCAAGCGCACCGTCCACGCGGGCGACGGCTGGACGATCGGCGGAATGGCCAAGGGCGCGGGGATGCTGGCACCCGGCCTCGCCACGATGCTGGTCGTGCTCACGACCGACGCCGTGCTGTCCGCTGAGGAGGCCGACGCGCACCTGCGCGCCGCGACCCGCGTGAGCTTCGACCGCCTCGATTCCGACGGCTGCATGTCCACCAACGACCAGGTCTCACTCCTCGTGAGCGGTGCATCGGGCATCACTCCGGACCCGGACGCGTTCCGGGCCGCGCTGGCCGACGCGTGCGGCGACCTCGCGCGGCAGCTCCAGAGCGACGCCGAGGGCGCGAGCCACGACATCACGATCGAGGTCGTCCATGCCGCATCCGAGGAGGATGCCGTCGAGGTGGGTCGCTCGGTGGCGCGAAACAACCTCTTCAAAGCGGCGATCTTCGGCAACGACCCGAACTGGGGCCGCGTTCTCGCAGCGATCGGCACGACGGCGGCGGACTTCGATCCGTACGACGTCGACGTCTGGATGAACGGCGTCCGCGTGTGCTCGGAGGGCGGGCCGGACCAGCCGCGCGAGGCCGTCGACCTCACGCCGCGGGCGACGAGCCTCGTGATCGACCTCAAGGTCGGCGACGCCGCCGCGACGATCCTCACGAACGACCTGACGCACGACTACGTCCACGAGAACAGCGCCTACGCGACATGACCGACCACCTCCAGGAGACCGACCCCGAGGAAGCCAGCGCGCGAGCGGCCACCCTCATCGAGTCGCTGCCGTGGCTGCGCCGCTTCAGCGACCAGATCGTCGTCATAAAGTACGGCGGCAACGCCATGGTGTCGGAGGAGCTGCAGGACGCCTTCGCCGCCGACATCGCGTACCTCCGCTACGTCGGGATCAAACCGGTCGTGGTGCACGGCGGTGGCCCGCAGATCTCGTCGATGCTCGACCGCCTCGCAATCCCGAGCGAGTTCAAGGGCGGCTACCGCGTGACGTCGACCGAGGCGATCTCGGTCGTGCGCATGGTGCTCACAGGCCAGATCAACCCGCAGCTGGTCGCCAAGATCAACGCGCACGGGCCCATCGCGGCGGGACTCTCGGGGGAGGATGCCGGCCTGTTCGGCGGGCGCCGCCGAGGCGTGACGGTCGACGGCGTCGAGCACGATCTGGGCCGCGTCGGGAACGTCGTCGAGGTCGACCCGCAGCCTGTGCTCGACCAGCTGGCGGCGGGGCGCATCCCCGTCGTCTCGAGCATCGCCCCGGACCTCGACAATCCCGGGCACTCGCTGAACGTCAACGCGGATGCCGCGGCCGCCGCTCTCGCGACCGCGCTCGGCGCCGCGAAGCTGGTCGTGCTGACCGACGTCCCGGGGCTGTACGCCGACTGGCCGAATCGCGACTCGCTCGTGGCGCACCTGACCTCCAGCGAGCTGCGCGAGATGCTGCCCGGCCTCGAGTCCGGCATGATCCCCAAGATGCAGGCGTGCCTGGACGCGGTCGAGGGCGGCGTCGACACGGCGGCGATCATCGACGGACGCGTACCGCACTCGGTGCTCGTCGAGATCTTCACGAACAAGGGAATCGGAACGGAGGTGGTGGTCGGATGACGACGACGACGTGGCAGGATGACGCGGGGCGCGACCTCGTGCGCAGCTTCGGCGACCGCATGGCGCTCTTCACGCGCGGGGAGGGCGCGTACCTGTGGGATGGTGACGGGCGACGCTACCTCGACTTCCTCGCAGGGATCGCGGTCAACTCGCTCGGTCATGCGCACCCGGTCTTCGTCGAGGCCATCGCGGCTCAGGCGGCGACGCTCGCGCACGTCTCGAACTACTTCGCGACACAGCCTCAGCTCGACCTCGCGGCGCGCCTCAAGCGCCTCGCCGGCACCGGTCCGTCGGGCCGCGTGTACTTCGGCAACTCCGGCGCCGAGGCCAACGAGGCCGCGTTCAAGCTCGCGCGGCTTCACGGAGGCGCCGACCGTCCCCGCATCCTCTCGCTCAAAGACGCCTTCCACGGCCGCACGATGGGCACGCTCGCCCTGACCGGCAAGCCCTGGATGCAGGAGCCCTTCCAGCCCATGGTCGGGGGCGTCGAGTTCCTCGACTCCACCGTCGAGGCCCTCGAGGCGGCGATCGACGATCGCGTCGCGGCACTCTTCGTCGAGCCGATCAAGGGCGAGGCGGGCGTGGTGGAGCTGCCCGAGGGCTACCTCCGTGTGGCGCGCGAGCTGACGCGGCGTCACGGCGCGCTGCTCATCGTCGACGAGATCCAGACCGGCGCAGGACGCACGGGGGAGTGGTTCGCGTTCCAGCACGAGGGCATCACGCCGGACGCGATCACCGTGGCGAAGGGCATCGGCGGCGGCTTCCCCATCGGAGCGCTCATCACCTTCGAAGCAGCGAGCGACCTGTTCTACCCCGGCACGCACGGCTCGACGTTCGGCGGCAACGCCCTCGGCACCGCCGTGGCGGGAGCCGTGCTGGGCGAGATCGAACGGGCCGACCTGGTCGCCAACGCCGCGGAGCGCGGCCGCCAGCTGCGGGACGTCGTCGAGAGGATCGCCTCGCCGCTCGTGGATGGATGCCGCGGCCGCGGCCTCCTCGTCGGCATCGGGCTGACGCATCCTGTCGCCAAGGCTGTCGTGGCCGCCGCCCAGGAGCACGGGCTCATCATCAACGCCGCCAACGACGACACCATCCGCCTTGCGCCGGCTCTGAACATCGGCGATGTCGAGATCGACGAGTTCGCCGATCTGTTCGCGGCGGCGCTGGCGACGGTCGCCGACGCCCTGGTGCTCGACGACGCGGACGCCGAGGTGCGCGCGTGACCCGTCACCTGCTGCGCGACGACGACCTCTCCCAGGCCGAGCAGGGCGAGATCCTCGACCTCGCGCTCGCCCTGAAGAAGGACCGCTGGAAGCTCACGCCGCTCGCGGGGCCCCAGACGGTCGCGGTCATCTTCGACAAGTCCTCGACGCGCACGCGGGTCTCGTTCGCCGTCGGCATCGCCGACCTCGGCGGATCGCCGCTCATCATCTCGACGGCGAACAGTCAGCTCGGAGGCAAGGAGACGCCCAGCGACACCGCCCGGGTGCTGGAGCGCCAGGTCGCGGCGATCGTGTGGCGCACGTACGCCCAGGCCGGGCTCGAGGAGATGGCTGCCGGGACGAGGGTCCCCGTCATCAACGCTTTGAGCGACGACTTCCACCCATGCCAGCTGCTGGCGGACCTGCTCACGATCAAGGAGCACAAGGGCGAGCTCCAGGGGCTCACGCTGGCCTTCTTCGGCGACGGCCGCTCGAACATGGCGCACTCCTACGTGCTGGCCTGCGTGACGGCCGGCATGCACGTCCGCGTCGCCTCCCCCGAGGACTACGCGCCGCGCGATGACGTCGTGGCCGACGCGGATCGCCGCGCCGCCGAGACGGGCGGCTCCGTGACCCTCTACACCGACCCCAACGAGGCGGCGGCCGGAGCCGACGTCATCGTGACGGACACCTGGGTGTCGATGGGCAAAGAGGAGGAGAAGCTGGCGCGCCTGCGCGACCTCGGTGGGTACAAGGTCACGCAGGAGCTCATGAGCCTCGCGAAGCCCGGCGCGATCTTCATCCACTGCCTCCCCGCCGATCGCGGGTACGAGGTGGACGCAGAGGTCATCGACGGGCCGCAGAGCGTGGTGTGGGACGAAGCGGAGAATCGCCTCCACGCTCAGAAGGCGCTCCTCGTCTGGCTGCTCCGGCAGGAGTGAACGACCGTCTGCGGTCCTGCTGGGAGCGGCTCCACGGCCCCTCCCGGGTCGCAGGCGTGGACCTCGCCCGCGGGCTCGCGATCCTCGGGATGCTGACGGCCCACCTGCTGACGCGCCCCGAGCTGGCCTGGACCGACGCCTCGACCTGGATGGCGATCGTGGACGGCAGGTCGTCGATCCTCTTCGCGACGCTCGCCGGCGTCTCCATCGGTCTCGTCACGGGCGGTCGTCGCCCGCTGCCCCCCGAGGACATGCGCATCGCCCACGGGCGGCTGCTGGTCCGCGCCGCCGTGCTGTGGGCGATCGGCGCCGCCCTCATCGCGACGTTCGTCCCGGTCTTCGTGATCCTTCCGGCGTACGCGATCCTCTTCGTCCTGGCCCTGCCCTTCACGCGGCTTCGCGCGCGCACGCTCTTCGCCCTCGCGGCCGCCGTCGCGCTCGTGATGCCGTGGGTCCAGGCGTGGCTCGATGCGCTCACCTTCTGGTCCACTCGCGAGGGCGACATCGTCTCCCGGCTGCTCGGTTGGCACTACCCCTTTCCCGTCTGGATCGCCTTCCTCCTCGCCGGGCTCGGGCTCGCCCGCGCGGGCATCGGAAGCCTGCGCGTCCAGGGGTTCGCCCTCGCCGCGGGGGCGGCGCTGGCCGCGATCGGCTACGGACTCGACGCGGCCACGGGATCCGGGGTCGCGGCGGAGTCGTTGTCGCTGCAGGCCGCGGTCTGGACGGCCCGCCCGCACTCGAGCGGCGTCCTGGAGGTGATCGGCTCCGGCGGGTTCGCCCTCGCGGTCCTCGCCGCATGCCTCCTGGTGTGCCGGACGGCGGTCGTGTGGATCGTCCTTCCCCTCCGTGCGATGGGATCGATGCCTCTCACCGCCTACACCGCGCAGATCGTCGCCTGGGCGATCTGGGCCCTGATCGCGCTCGGCAGCACGCGAAGGCTGGAGCCCTTCCGCGACCTCGAGCCCTTCGTCCCGCTGTCCGTCGGGATCCTGCTCGCATGCACGGCATGGGCGCTCCTGATCGGTCGGGGGCCGCTGGAGGGGGGCACGGACAGGCTGGCCCGGCTGCTCGTGCCGGCCCGGACTCCCGTCGGAGCCCCGCCGCGCTGACCTCTCCCCGCACCCTCCGATGCCGCTCGAATGTCGATGCCACCTTGATTCACCTGGCGCATCCCGTCGCTTGCGCCGCTCCGAAGCGACGACTTCCGCCAACTGAACTTCTCGGTCGTCGGCCCCCCTCCGCGTGCGTCGAGGTCGGTCCGGATTCACTTGGCGCAGTCCGTCGGATGCCGGGCCCCGAAGCGGCGGTTCGCGCCGGGTGAAGCCGAAGGTCGGGGGCGCTCAGGGACGCCAGCCCGCCCTCCAGAGGGCGTCGCGGATTCGCCGTACGGCCGGACCGCAATTCGGTCGCACGTGGTCCGCGGTGAGGCGGACGACCTCCCAGCCCGCCGCGACGCAGGCGGCGTGCTTCTCGATGTCGCGATTCCACTGCCGCCGATCGCGACGGTGATGATCCCCCTCGTACTCGACGAGTACCCGGTACTCGACGAAGGCGAGTTCGGTGAAGCCGATCGGGTGTCCCCGGGCATCGAAGACGTCGTAGTCCAGGTGGGGCTCCGGGAGTCCCGCCCGGACGCATGCGAGCCGAAGCCGGGTCTCGGGCGGCGACGCCGCACCGACCCGCAGGTGAGGAAGCGCCGCGCGAAGCTTCGCCGCGCCTTGCCGGCGACCGAGAGCGAGAGCGCACGCGAGGTCCTCGATCGTCGCGAGGCCGGAACCCGTCGCGCCGCGGATCATCCCGCGGATGCGCGGCTCGTGGACGATGGCATCCCCCACGACGATCAGCTCGTCGACGGTGAGCTCGGGAGCCAGATAGATCCACGTCGTCGCCGGATCGGTGACACGGAGCCCACTGCGCTCCACGATTCCGATCAGCCGCGGATCGAGCTGCCGCGCCCGGACCCCCGCGGACCGCACGGCGCGGTGTGGGCGGAGGACCGCGACATCCGGTTTTCGTGGTCGCGCCGCCGGCGGGCTGCTCGTGTCCCCCGCGCGTCGCAACACGCGAAGGGGCAGGGGGAGTCCCCACAGAGCGGCAGCGGTGACCCCGAACGAGAACGAGCCCGGCGGCGCCACGGTGGCGAATGCCCGCGCACGGACCTCGAGCGCCGACGTCAGCCGCACCGCTTCGACCGCGGCCGGGTGCTCGTCTCCTGGATCCAGGGATGCCTCAGCCCGGCGTGTGCGGACGCCGTGGAACGGGGCCTCCAGATCTCGTGCGCGGAGGCGTCGCTCGGAGACGCCCGCATTCAGCGCGGCGCGCGTGGAGAAGGCGTCGCCCAGGTCATCGGGAAGGGGCCGTGGTCGCGGAGTGATGATCCACCCTGTGCCGCGGGCAGTCCTCCTGCGTGTCATCCGCCCGAAGAGTGGACAGCGGTCGCCCGACCAGGCGGTGGGGAGGACACCACACCGCGCGGTGGCATCCGTTCACGTGGCGTATTCGGTCGGATGCCGCGTTCCCGGGCGACGGTTCCCGCCAAGTAAGCGCGGCGGCCCAGCGGGCTCGCGCATCCAGGTGGCGCATTCGGTCGGATGCCGCGTCCCCGGGCGACGGTTCCCGCCAAGTGAGCGCCAGGTGAAGGGGCACCGCCGCAAGAGGCCCGCCGGGCGCGCCGATAGGCTGGGAGCGTGAGTGACGCGAAGGGCGAAGGAACCAACGAGGGCGCGCTGTGGGGTGCGCGGTTCGCGTCCGGGCCGTCTCCCGAGCTCGCGGCGCTCAGCCGCTCGACCCACTTCGACTGGACCCTCGCGCTCTACGACATCGCAGGCTCGCACGCACACGCCAAGGCCCTCGCGGCGGCGGGCTATCTGACCGGCGAAGAGGAGCGTGCGATGCACGCGGGCCTGGACGTCCTCGCCCGAGGCATCCAGGACGGCACACTCCGCGCTGCCCCCGGCGACGAGGACGTCCACGGCGCCCTCGAGGCGGCTCTCCTGCGCGAGGTCGGTCCCGAGCTCGGTGGCAAGCTCCGCGCCGGCCGGAGCCGCAACGACCAGATCGCGACCCTCGTGCGGATGTACCTGCTCGATCATTCGAGGGTCATCGCGCGCGACATCCTGCGCCTCATCGATGCGATCGTCGCCCAGGCCGAAGCGCACGCCGACGCGATCATGCCCGGACGCACGCACCTCCAGCACGCTCAGCCGATCCTGCTCGCCCATCACCTCCAAGCGCACGCGTGGCCGCTCGTGCGCGACCTCGAGCGCCTGCGCGACTGGTCCGCGCGGGCAGCCGTGTCGCCCTACGGCGGGGGAGCGCTCGCCGGGTCGAGCCTCGGTCTCGACCCGGCCCTCGTGGCCGGGGAGCTCGGTCTGTCGCGCCCGTCCGAGAACTCCCTCGACGGCACGTCGGCGCGGGACGTGGTCGCCGAGTTCGCCTACATCGCCGCCCAGATCGGGATAGACGTGTCGCGCTTCGCGGAGGACATCATCCTCTGGAACACGCGCGAGTTCGGGTTCGTCACCCTCGACGACGGCTACTCGACGGGGTCGAGCATCATGCCGCAGAAGAAGAATCCCGACATCGCCGAGCTCGCTCGCGGCAAGGCCGGCCGGCTGGTCGGCAATCTGGCGGGACTCCTGACGACGCTCAAAGGCCTGCCGATCGCGTACAACCGCGATCTGCAGGAGGACAAGGAGCCGGTGTTCGACTCGGTCACGACGCTCGAGCTCGTGCTGCCGGCTTTCGCGGGCATGGTCTCCACTCTCGCGTTCGACACGGAGCGCATGGCGCGGCTCGCCCCGCTGGGCTTCTCACTGGCGACGGATGTCGCGGACTGGCTCGTGCGTCGGGGCGTGCCGTTCCGCGATGCCCACGAGATCTCCGGAGCACTGGTGCGTCTGTGCGAGGACCAGGGGATCGAATTGCACGAAGCCACCGACGAGCAGCTGGCGTCGGTCTCCCCGGCCCTCGCGCCGGAGGTCCGGGAGGTGCTGACGGTCGAAGGCTCTGTCGCGTCCCGGTCGGGCGCGGGAGGAACGGCGCCCGATCGCGTCGGCGAGCAGCGCCTCGAGCTGGTCGGTCGCGCCCAGACGGCTGTGCACGCCCTGGGGATCTGACGCTTATAACAAGCGTTCTATAAGCTGAACACTTATCTATCCTGGTGATAAGTGATACGCTTATGCGATGGTCATCGCAACGATCGCCGACATCGTCGGGTCCCGTCGACTCGCCGACCGCGCCGACGCTCAGCGGATCCTCGATTCCGCGATCGCCGACGTCGAACGTCGACTCCCGCTCGCGGTCGAACCGCTCCGCCCGACGGTCGGCGACGAACTGCAGGGCGTCTACGCCCGACTGGAGGACGCGCTGGCTTCGCTCCTCCTCGTGCAGCTCACTCTCCCCGACGGCGTCGAGTGCCGCTTCGGGCTGGGCATCGGCCCCGTCGACGCCTTCGAATCGGCGAGCGGGCGGCTGCAGGACGGCCCCGGCTGGTGGGCCGCCCGCTCGGCGATCGAAACCGTACACGCCAAGCAGCAGCGCGCCGCGCCGAGCGCGCGCACGTGGGTCGTCGCATCCCCCGACGAAGATGCTGATGTGCACACGGCCGCGGCACTCGCCAACTCGTACCTCCTCGCCCGCGATCAGCTCGTCGGGGGGATGAACGATCGCGCCCGGCGGCTGACGCTCGGCCGCTGTCTCGGACGAACGCAGCGCGACCTCGCACAGGAGGAGGGCGTCACCCAGCCCGCTGTCTCGCAGGCTCTCGCGACAGCGGGGGCCGCCGCCGTCATCGAAGGCTTCCGGATGCTGAGGGGAGCGGCATGATCGCGGCCGGACTCGTGCTGCTCGCGGTGGGCGCCGCCGATCTCGTCCGCGAGTTCCTCCCCGCCGCACGCCGCTGGATCGGCCTCCTCGCCGGCGCGGTCGTGCTCGTCATCGTCGGCGCGCTCGCGGATGCGCTCGTCGCCGCCCTCGGGGCGGTCGCCGTCGCCGCGCTCTGGGTCTGGCTCTCTCCCGTGGGCGGGCGTGCCCGCGCCGGGTTCTGGCCCGCTGTCGCCCTCGGAGCGCTGTGCGGCGTCCTCCTCGCGACGGTCCCGCCGCGCGGCGGAGGTCTCATCGGCGGTGCGTGGGCGCTCGCGACCCCGGTCGGCGTCGTGACGTTCGACCACACGGTCCTCGTCGTCGGCATAGTGGTGTTCCTCATGGAGTCCGCCAACGTCGTCGTCCGCGCCGCTCTGCAGCAGGAGAACGTCGAGCTCGCCCGCGTCTCGGCGGACCCGCCCGTGGCCGGGTCCGAGGCATCCCCTGCCCTTCCCGATGAAGCGGCGACGGATGCCTCGGCCCCCGCCGAGGCATCCATCACCCCGGCAGCGCCCGGTGCGGGAAGTGCCGTCGAACCGGCCCTCAAGGGCGGCAGACTCATCGGCCCGCTCGAGCGGATCCTCGTCTTCGCCCTCACGCTCGCCGCGATGTATCCGCTCCTGGCCGCCGTCCTCGCGGCGAAGGGCATCGTGCGCTTCCCGGAGATCTCGCGCGACAGCGCCGCGGGCAACCGCGCCGAGTACTTCCTCATCGGCAGCCTCGTGAGCTGGGTCATCGCCCTCGCGGGCGCGTTCCTCGTGTGGTGGGCGTTCGCGACGCCGTAGGCGGGCGTGCGCCGACGACGAGCCGGGGCATCCACACCCCGCTGATAGCCTGAAGCGCGTGTCATCCGCCACCGCCCCGCCCGCTGTCCGTGCGCTCGCGCCCGCGAACGACCCGACGTTCGACAACGTCTGGGACGAGATCGTCTGGCGCGGTCTCGTGCACGTCTCGACCGACCAGGACGCCCTGCGCGACCTCCTCTCGGGCGGCCCCATCACGTACTACTGCGGATTCGACCCGACCGCGCCGAGCCTGCACCTCGGCAACCTCGTGCAGCTCCTCCTCATGCGCCGTCTGCAGCTCGCGGGTCACAAGCCGCTCGGCCTCGTCGGCGGCTCCACCGGCCTCATCGGCGATCCGCGCCCCAGTGCGGAGCGCACCCTCAACACGAAGGAGACGGTCGCCGAGTGGGTCGGCTACCTGCGCTCCCAGGTCGAGCGGTTCCTGAGCTTCGAGGGCGAGAACGCCGCGCGCATCGTCAACAACCTCGACTGGACCGCCCCGCTGTCGGCGATCGACTTCCTCCGCGAGATCGGCAAGCACTACCGCGTCGGCACGATGCTCAAGAAGGACGCGGTGAGCGCGCGCCTCAACTCGGAGGCGGGCATCAGCTACACCGAGTTCAGCTACCAGATCCTCCAGGGCCTGGACTACCTGGAGCTCTTCCGCACGTACGGCTGCGTCCTGCAGACCGGTGGGTCCGACCAGTGGGGCAACCTCACGAGCGGCGTGGACCTCATCCACTACGTGGAGCACCGGTCGGTGCACGCGATCGGGACGCCGCTCATCACCAACAGCGACGGCACCAAGTTCGGCAAGAGCGAGGGCAACGCGATCTGGCTGGATGCCGCGATGTGCAGCCCGTACCGGATGTACCAGTTCTGGCTCAACACCGACGACGCCGACGTGATCGCGCGCCTCAAGATCTTCACCTTCCTGGCGCGCGCCGAGATCGAGGAGTACGAGCGGCTCGTCGAGGCGGAGCCCTTCCGCCGGGCGGCGCAGAAGCGCCTGGCACTCGAGGTCACGACCTTCGTGCACGGGACGGATGCCGCTGCCGCGGTGATCGCCGCGTCCGAGGCGCTCTTCGGGCAGGGCGATCTCACCGCGCTGGACGCGGGGACCCTGCGCCATGCCCTCGACGAGCTCCCGAACGCGACCGTAGCCGAGGGCACGCCCGTCGTGCAGGCGCTCGTCGAGACCGGCCTGGTCGCGAGCCTGAGCGAGGCCCGACGCGCGATCGCGCAGGGCGGCGTCTCGCTCGACGGCGCGCGCGTCGAGGACGAGACCGCCGTCGTGACCGGTTCGCTGCCG
Protein-coding regions in this window:
- the argJ gene encoding bifunctional glutamate N-acetyltransferase/amino-acid acetyltransferase ArgJ, translating into MTVTAPQGFEAAGVVVGLKSTGRPDVAVVVNRGPLKVGAAVFTSNRAKANPILWSEQVVRDGVVEAIVLNSGGANCFTGSFGFQTTHQTAEKAAELLGVSAGDILICSTGLIGTGDEAFRAKVIDGTEQAIASLRADGGDAASEAIMTTDSRPKRTVHAGDGWTIGGMAKGAGMLAPGLATMLVVLTTDAVLSAEEADAHLRAATRVSFDRLDSDGCMSTNDQVSLLVSGASGITPDPDAFRAALADACGDLARQLQSDAEGASHDITIEVVHAASEEDAVEVGRSVARNNLFKAAIFGNDPNWGRVLAAIGTTAADFDPYDVDVWMNGVRVCSEGGPDQPREAVDLTPRATSLVIDLKVGDAAATILTNDLTHDYVHENSAYAT
- the argB gene encoding acetylglutamate kinase yields the protein MTDHLQETDPEEASARAATLIESLPWLRRFSDQIVVIKYGGNAMVSEELQDAFAADIAYLRYVGIKPVVVHGGGPQISSMLDRLAIPSEFKGGYRVTSTEAISVVRMVLTGQINPQLVAKINAHGPIAAGLSGEDAGLFGGRRRGVTVDGVEHDLGRVGNVVEVDPQPVLDQLAAGRIPVVSSIAPDLDNPGHSLNVNADAAAAALATALGAAKLVVLTDVPGLYADWPNRDSLVAHLTSSELREMLPGLESGMIPKMQACLDAVEGGVDTAAIIDGRVPHSVLVEIFTNKGIGTEVVVG
- a CDS encoding acetylornithine transaminase; its protein translation is MTTTTWQDDAGRDLVRSFGDRMALFTRGEGAYLWDGDGRRYLDFLAGIAVNSLGHAHPVFVEAIAAQAATLAHVSNYFATQPQLDLAARLKRLAGTGPSGRVYFGNSGAEANEAAFKLARLHGGADRPRILSLKDAFHGRTMGTLALTGKPWMQEPFQPMVGGVEFLDSTVEALEAAIDDRVAALFVEPIKGEAGVVELPEGYLRVARELTRRHGALLIVDEIQTGAGRTGEWFAFQHEGITPDAITVAKGIGGGFPIGALITFEAASDLFYPGTHGSTFGGNALGTAVAGAVLGEIERADLVANAAERGRQLRDVVERIASPLVDGCRGRGLLVGIGLTHPVAKAVVAAAQEHGLIINAANDDTIRLAPALNIGDVEIDEFADLFAAALATVADALVLDDADAEVRA
- the argF gene encoding ornithine carbamoyltransferase, which encodes MTRHLLRDDDLSQAEQGEILDLALALKKDRWKLTPLAGPQTVAVIFDKSSTRTRVSFAVGIADLGGSPLIISTANSQLGGKETPSDTARVLERQVAAIVWRTYAQAGLEEMAAGTRVPVINALSDDFHPCQLLADLLTIKEHKGELQGLTLAFFGDGRSNMAHSYVLACVTAGMHVRVASPEDYAPRDDVVADADRRAAETGGSVTLYTDPNEAAAGADVIVTDTWVSMGKEEEKLARLRDLGGYKVTQELMSLAKPGAIFIHCLPADRGYEVDAEVIDGPQSVVWDEAENRLHAQKALLVWLLRQE
- a CDS encoding heparan-alpha-glucosaminide N-acetyltransferase domain-containing protein, with the protein product MDLARGLAILGMLTAHLLTRPELAWTDASTWMAIVDGRSSILFATLAGVSIGLVTGGRRPLPPEDMRIAHGRLLVRAAVLWAIGAALIATFVPVFVILPAYAILFVLALPFTRLRARTLFALAAAVALVMPWVQAWLDALTFWSTREGDIVSRLLGWHYPFPVWIAFLLAGLGLARAGIGSLRVQGFALAAGAALAAIGYGLDAATGSGVAAESLSLQAAVWTARPHSSGVLEVIGSGGFALAVLAACLLVCRTAVVWIVLPLRAMGSMPLTAYTAQIVAWAIWALIALGSTRRLEPFRDLEPFVPLSVGILLACTAWALLIGRGPLEGGTDRLARLLVPARTPVGAPPR
- a CDS encoding DUF559 domain-containing protein; its protein translation is MERSGLRVTDPATTWIYLAPELTVDELIVVGDAIVHEPRIRGMIRGATGSGLATIEDLACALALGRRQGAAKLRAALPHLRVGAASPPETRLRLACVRAGLPEPHLDYDVFDARGHPIGFTELAFVEYRVLVEYEGDHHRRDRRQWNRDIEKHAACVAAGWEVVRLTADHVRPNCGPAVRRIRDALWRAGWRP
- the argH gene encoding argininosuccinate lyase, with product MSDAKGEGTNEGALWGARFASGPSPELAALSRSTHFDWTLALYDIAGSHAHAKALAAAGYLTGEEERAMHAGLDVLARGIQDGTLRAAPGDEDVHGALEAALLREVGPELGGKLRAGRSRNDQIATLVRMYLLDHSRVIARDILRLIDAIVAQAEAHADAIMPGRTHLQHAQPILLAHHLQAHAWPLVRDLERLRDWSARAAVSPYGGGALAGSSLGLDPALVAGELGLSRPSENSLDGTSARDVVAEFAYIAAQIGIDVSRFAEDIILWNTREFGFVTLDDGYSTGSSIMPQKKNPDIAELARGKAGRLVGNLAGLLTTLKGLPIAYNRDLQEDKEPVFDSVTTLELVLPAFAGMVSTLAFDTERMARLAPLGFSLATDVADWLVRRGVPFRDAHEISGALVRLCEDQGIELHEATDEQLASVSPALAPEVREVLTVEGSVASRSGAGGTAPDRVGEQRLELVGRAQTAVHALGI
- a CDS encoding SatD family protein, whose amino-acid sequence is MVIATIADIVGSRRLADRADAQRILDSAIADVERRLPLAVEPLRPTVGDELQGVYARLEDALASLLLVQLTLPDGVECRFGLGIGPVDAFESASGRLQDGPGWWAARSAIETVHAKQQRAAPSARTWVVASPDEDADVHTAAALANSYLLARDQLVGGMNDRARRLTLGRCLGRTQRDLAQEEGVTQPAVSQALATAGAAAVIEGFRMLRGAA
- the tyrS gene encoding tyrosine--tRNA ligase, with the protein product MSSATAPPAVRALAPANDPTFDNVWDEIVWRGLVHVSTDQDALRDLLSGGPITYYCGFDPTAPSLHLGNLVQLLLMRRLQLAGHKPLGLVGGSTGLIGDPRPSAERTLNTKETVAEWVGYLRSQVERFLSFEGENAARIVNNLDWTAPLSAIDFLREIGKHYRVGTMLKKDAVSARLNSEAGISYTEFSYQILQGLDYLELFRTYGCVLQTGGSDQWGNLTSGVDLIHYVEHRSVHAIGTPLITNSDGTKFGKSEGNAIWLDAAMCSPYRMYQFWLNTDDADVIARLKIFTFLARAEIEEYERLVEAEPFRRAAQKRLALEVTTFVHGTDAAAAVIAASEALFGQGDLTALDAGTLRHALDELPNATVAEGTPVVQALVETGLVASLSEARRAIAQGGVSLDGARVEDETAVVTGSLPGGVSVLRRGKKTLAGVFVD